Proteins from a genomic interval of Corallincola holothuriorum:
- a CDS encoding Na/Pi cotransporter family protein, whose product MIKKLILPLILVLLSYGFWAMPQLKEILAGVAIFLFGMLALEDGFKSFTGGVLERLLKRTTNKLWKSLSFGVLTTTLMQSSSLVTIITISFLSAGLLPLMQGVGIIFGANLGTTTGAWLVAAFGLKVKISAYAMPLLVFGVILVFQKLKTLKGVGYLLAGIGFLFLGIHYMKEGFETFQSSIVLSDYMADGIAGLLIFTLLGMAATVVMQSSHATLVLIITALAAGQITYYNALALAIGANVGTTITAIIGALGANIEGKRLAAAHLVFNLVTGITALVLIVPLANLVDGIAETVGIGEQNYTLKLALFHTLFNALGIALMLPFIKALCRGLEHYLRTDERRESVSLPLSRPDRRREQVKPLYLKKAVLNNPDTALKSMIMETHHLFDNVYGVIARGLMLDRSVVESDKDLNSQLESPISKDAFCDIDELYQRYIQPVYSELFTFAATAQPEMNSAQSKELFAIKATARDLVNAVKDIKHLQKNLRQYLVSDNVHIRQQYGEIRSQIAFLLRRLYFIRHDSLAQEDNDAELVISQLRMTLEKNDVISNDALDELIRHRELTPRMTSSLMNDSHYCRSISKNLIDTVEVLMTAGSGGEGVLSRELALAPDEVEALLASEQSETEAGDNG is encoded by the coding sequence ATGATCAAGAAACTCATTCTCCCATTAATCTTAGTGCTATTAAGCTACGGCTTTTGGGCCATGCCACAGCTAAAGGAGATCTTAGCCGGCGTCGCTATTTTCCTGTTTGGTATGTTAGCGCTAGAGGACGGCTTTAAATCTTTCACCGGCGGTGTTCTAGAGCGCCTACTCAAGCGCACCACCAATAAACTCTGGAAAAGCCTGTCATTCGGTGTACTCACAACGACCCTGATGCAGTCCAGTTCACTGGTCACCATTATTACCATCTCCTTTCTCAGTGCCGGATTACTCCCCCTCATGCAAGGCGTCGGTATTATTTTTGGCGCAAACCTGGGAACAACCACGGGCGCCTGGCTGGTCGCCGCTTTTGGCCTAAAAGTAAAAATTTCCGCTTACGCCATGCCGTTGTTAGTGTTTGGCGTGATCCTGGTGTTCCAAAAACTAAAAACCTTAAAAGGAGTGGGTTACCTGCTCGCCGGTATCGGTTTCCTGTTCCTTGGCATTCACTATATGAAAGAGGGATTCGAAACCTTTCAATCCAGTATTGTACTCTCAGATTATATGGCGGATGGCATCGCTGGCCTGCTTATTTTCACCTTATTGGGAATGGCCGCGACCGTGGTCATGCAGTCTAGCCATGCCACCCTGGTATTGATCATTACCGCACTAGCCGCCGGACAAATCACCTATTACAACGCCTTAGCGCTGGCGATCGGAGCCAACGTAGGCACCACCATCACTGCCATCATCGGCGCGTTGGGGGCGAACATCGAAGGTAAACGCCTTGCTGCGGCGCATCTGGTGTTTAACTTGGTCACGGGTATCACCGCATTGGTACTGATTGTACCGCTAGCTAACTTGGTGGATGGCATTGCCGAAACCGTCGGCATCGGCGAACAGAACTACACCCTAAAACTCGCGCTTTTCCATACGCTATTTAACGCCTTAGGTATCGCGCTGATGTTGCCATTTATCAAAGCGCTGTGTCGCGGATTGGAGCACTACCTGCGCACCGATGAACGTCGAGAAAGCGTATCGTTGCCTCTGTCCCGCCCCGATAGAAGGCGTGAACAGGTGAAGCCGCTCTATCTTAAAAAAGCCGTACTAAATAACCCTGATACGGCACTGAAATCGATGATCATGGAAACCCATCATCTATTCGATAACGTCTACGGCGTTATTGCCCGCGGCCTCATGTTGGATCGTTCCGTGGTTGAATCAGATAAAGACCTAAATTCGCAACTTGAATCTCCGATTTCTAAAGATGCATTCTGTGATATCGATGAGCTGTACCAGCGTTACATTCAACCAGTCTATAGCGAGCTGTTTACGTTCGCAGCCACGGCACAGCCGGAAATGAACAGCGCACAAAGCAAAGAACTATTTGCGATAAAAGCCACCGCGCGCGATCTAGTCAATGCAGTCAAAGATATTAAACACCTGCAAAAAAACCTGCGCCAATATCTGGTGTCAGATAATGTGCATATTCGTCAGCAATATGGCGAGATCCGCAGCCAAATTGCGTTCTTACTGCGACGACTCTACTTTATCCGCCACGATTCCCTCGCGCAGGAAGACAACGACGCCGAGCTGGTGATCAGCCAATTACGCATGACACTAGAAAAAAATGACGTCATCTCCAATGACGCACTCGACGAACTTATCCGTCACCGTGAGCTAACCCCCAGAATGACAAGCTCATTAATGAACGACAGTCATTACTGTCGGTCTATATCTAAGAACCTGATAGATACCGTTGAAGTATTGATGACAGCAGGATCTGGCGGCGAAGGCGTACTCAGCAGAGAGCTCGCCCTGGCCCCCGATGAAGTTGAAGCCCTACTGGCATCAGAGCAGTCTGAAACAGAAGCAGGAGATAATGGGTGA
- a CDS encoding PEP-CTERM sorting domain-containing protein: MNKAVFILSLLLAGTANAGVITFDEFAADNANGPLASARYDYLGVTFVATDDGSTWGGLANGDPGNWDLEGTNGSIFSGFNGASDGLTMLFSSDVTGFSLDASRSSGSNDGDTFTVEGWLDGALVQTLDITFGAVNSWSTLALSTAVDEVRWMGFGSGFNPYGVDNIQWNSATVPAPASIALLGLAVAGFAFARKRHSA, encoded by the coding sequence ATGAACAAGGCTGTTTTTATACTCTCGCTGTTACTCGCTGGGACTGCGAATGCTGGGGTTATCACGTTTGACGAGTTTGCTGCAGATAATGCTAATGGGCCGCTTGCATCAGCAAGGTATGACTATCTTGGCGTGACTTTTGTCGCCACAGATGACGGCAGTACCTGGGGCGGACTAGCCAATGGAGACCCTGGTAATTGGGACTTAGAAGGGACTAACGGCAGTATTTTTTCAGGCTTTAACGGTGCGAGTGATGGGCTTACCATGTTGTTCTCATCAGACGTCACAGGTTTTTCTCTTGATGCATCACGTTCCAGCGGTTCCAACGATGGCGACACGTTTACCGTCGAAGGTTGGTTGGACGGTGCATTAGTACAAACCTTGGATATTACTTTTGGTGCGGTAAATTCATGGTCAACGCTAGCGCTTTCGACAGCGGTGGATGAAGTGCGCTGGATGGGCTTCGGTAGCGGATTTAACCCATACGGTGTAGATAATATTCAGTGGAACTCTGCCACAGTTCCTGCGCCTGCTAGTATCGCTTTGCTAGGTTTAGCCGTCGCAGGGTTTGCTTTTGCAAGAAAGAGACATTCCGCTTAG
- a CDS encoding DUF5060 domain-containing protein, which yields MNNGILKALCLLSLLIGQFAYAAQNNGIDLSAGPAPYENLFARSHSMVVAAVDPDECDTTAECRAQYGDEAYDCVNSYSNESYCQCNDGVCSELSEPDAPAQEQPQLGDECDTTAQCKNIYGDTAYDCVNSQSDQSYCQCDDGVCSELNEPDEPPVEEEPDYGDECDTTAQCKNIYGQSANDCVNSRSDQSYCQCGNEVCRDMDGDTDPEPDPDPTPGGEEEVTGEMRQWHKVTITFDGPNSSETASTNPFTDYRMDVTFSNGDNYFVVPGYYAADGKAANSGASSGNKWRVHFSPNVTGTWDYSVSFRKGKNVVFENDRYAGQSGGDIDGVEGSFDIAKSNKTGRDFRGKGLLAYVDGRYLRFAGTGEYFLKQGADSPENLLAYADFDGGFKSDGKKDHLIKQWTPHVADWKNGDPTWKNGKGKGLIGAVNYIASEGLNAMSFLTMNINGDDQNVFPYTSYGERYRMDVSRLDQWEIVFAHMQSKGIFLHFKTQETENDQLLDGGNLGNQRKLYYRELIARFGHNLALNWNLGEETTQTTAQLKSMAKFFADNDPYQHPVVLHTYPGEKEKRYAPLLGNASKLHGLSMQMSKANFSDVHSQVVEWVRRSNESGRDWVVSVDEPGDASHAMRPDNDAGNSHVDGRKNGLWGTFMGGGTGNEWYFGYSHAHSDLSLQDFRSRDKWWDVARYALEFFNNNDIPFWNMKNDNNISTNANDYGFYKHNDTYVVYLKQGGTTELNLNGTQGSFNVYWYNPRSGGALQQGSVKSVSAGGYRALGNAPSSSNSDWVILVRKGDDSAPVEPDNGLFIEKDGLVIMETESTKSNLGKWQKKQSVSGFTGSGHIEFTGNGSNGGPATSPLTYTFKVSKAGDYQLYIRAHKRLDGQPSDKNNDGYVRMVGNFSAGAGGADLAVLKKDTKLYGGNASGWGWARKLNPSHDEHLNPVYKLKANTEYSLIVSGRSIKWNIDRLVLRHSSVSESEALNTSLPETK from the coding sequence ATGAATAACGGGATACTAAAGGCACTGTGCCTTTTAAGCCTGCTGATTGGTCAATTTGCGTACGCCGCTCAAAATAACGGGATCGACCTATCCGCAGGCCCTGCTCCTTACGAAAACTTATTCGCCCGCAGCCATTCAATGGTGGTTGCTGCAGTAGATCCTGATGAATGTGACACTACAGCAGAGTGTCGCGCCCAGTATGGCGATGAAGCCTATGACTGCGTTAACTCCTACTCAAACGAAAGCTATTGTCAATGCAATGACGGTGTATGCAGTGAGTTGAGTGAGCCAGACGCGCCAGCGCAAGAGCAACCACAGTTAGGTGATGAGTGCGACACCACGGCACAGTGCAAAAATATATATGGCGACACCGCTTACGATTGTGTCAACTCACAATCAGACCAAAGCTATTGCCAATGTGATGATGGCGTATGTAGTGAACTAAATGAGCCGGATGAACCACCAGTAGAAGAAGAACCCGATTATGGGGATGAGTGCGACACCACAGCACAGTGTAAAAACATTTACGGCCAGAGCGCCAATGACTGTGTTAATTCGCGCTCCGATCAAAGCTACTGCCAATGCGGCAATGAAGTGTGTCGTGATATGGATGGCGACACGGATCCTGAACCAGATCCTGATCCAACCCCTGGCGGTGAGGAAGAGGTAACCGGTGAGATGCGCCAGTGGCACAAAGTGACAATCACCTTTGACGGCCCGAATAGCAGCGAGACAGCGTCTACCAACCCATTCACCGACTATCGTATGGATGTCACTTTCAGCAACGGCGACAACTATTTTGTCGTGCCCGGCTACTACGCCGCCGATGGTAAAGCAGCTAACAGTGGCGCTTCTTCTGGTAATAAGTGGCGCGTCCATTTTTCCCCGAATGTAACGGGTACCTGGGATTACTCAGTCTCTTTCCGCAAAGGTAAAAATGTTGTCTTTGAAAATGATCGATATGCTGGTCAGTCTGGCGGTGATATCGACGGTGTAGAAGGCAGCTTTGATATTGCTAAGAGTAATAAAACAGGCCGAGATTTCCGCGGTAAAGGCCTTTTGGCATATGTAGATGGCCGCTACCTCCGCTTCGCTGGCACCGGCGAATACTTCCTCAAGCAAGGGGCTGACTCACCAGAGAACCTGCTAGCTTACGCTGACTTTGATGGCGGTTTTAAATCTGACGGTAAAAAAGACCACCTGATTAAACAGTGGACACCGCACGTTGCTGATTGGAAGAACGGTGATCCCACCTGGAAGAATGGTAAAGGTAAAGGCCTGATTGGTGCGGTGAACTATATCGCCAGCGAAGGCCTGAATGCGATGTCGTTCCTAACCATGAATATCAATGGTGATGACCAAAACGTATTCCCTTACACCAGCTACGGTGAGCGTTACCGTATGGACGTTTCTCGCCTGGATCAGTGGGAGATCGTTTTTGCTCACATGCAAAGTAAAGGGATCTTTCTCCACTTTAAGACTCAGGAAACTGAAAATGATCAGCTACTAGATGGTGGCAATTTAGGTAACCAACGTAAACTCTACTATCGAGAGCTGATTGCACGATTTGGTCACAACCTGGCACTGAACTGGAATTTAGGCGAAGAAACGACCCAGACCACGGCTCAGTTGAAATCGATGGCCAAGTTCTTTGCCGATAATGACCCATACCAGCACCCGGTGGTATTGCACACCTACCCTGGTGAGAAAGAAAAGCGCTATGCGCCACTGTTAGGCAACGCATCTAAGCTGCATGGTCTTTCAATGCAGATGAGCAAAGCTAACTTTAGTGATGTGCATAGCCAGGTGGTTGAATGGGTGCGCCGATCTAATGAAAGTGGCAGAGACTGGGTTGTTTCTGTCGATGAGCCTGGTGATGCTTCCCATGCCATGCGTCCAGACAATGATGCCGGTAACAGCCATGTTGATGGTCGTAAGAATGGCCTCTGGGGCACATTTATGGGCGGTGGCACAGGTAACGAATGGTACTTCGGTTATAGCCATGCCCACTCAGATTTAAGCCTGCAGGACTTCCGCAGCCGTGACAAATGGTGGGATGTAGCACGTTATGCATTGGAATTTTTCAATAACAACGACATTCCATTCTGGAATATGAAAAATGACAACAATATCAGCACCAACGCTAATGACTATGGATTCTATAAGCATAACGACACGTACGTTGTGTACCTCAAACAGGGCGGCACAACAGAGCTGAACCTGAACGGCACGCAAGGTAGCTTCAACGTCTACTGGTATAACCCTCGCAGCGGCGGCGCTTTGCAGCAAGGTTCGGTGAAAAGTGTCTCTGCCGGTGGTTATCGTGCGTTGGGGAATGCTCCGTCTAGCAGTAACTCCGACTGGGTGATCTTAGTACGCAAAGGTGATGACTCTGCACCGGTTGAGCCTGATAACGGCCTATTCATTGAGAAAGATGGCCTTGTTATCATGGAAACAGAAAGCACTAAATCAAACCTTGGTAAGTGGCAGAAAAAGCAGTCTGTTTCTGGCTTTACCGGCAGCGGCCATATCGAGTTTACGGGCAATGGCTCAAACGGTGGCCCAGCCACTTCCCCGCTGACTTATACCTTTAAGGTATCTAAAGCAGGTGATTACCAGCTGTATATCCGAGCGCACAAACGCTTAGATGGCCAGCCTAGTGATAAAAACAACGACGGCTATGTACGCATGGTGGGTAACTTTAGCGCAGGTGCCGGCGGTGCAGACCTGGCTGTTCTGAAGAAGGACACCAAGCTTTATGGCGGTAACGCGTCAGGCTGGGGTTGGGCACGTAAACTAAACCCGTCCCATGACGAACACCTGAACCCAGTTTATAAGTTGAAGGCTAATACCGAGTATTCACTGATTGTCAGCGGTCGCTCTATCAAATGGAACATCGACCGACTGGTGCTTAGACACAGCAGTGTGAGTGAGTCAGAAGCGTTAAACACTTCTTTACCTGAAACTAAGTAA
- the bfr gene encoding bacterioferritin, whose amino-acid sequence MKGNAKVIGALNTLLAAELTAMDQYFIHSRMYQDWGLEKLYERIAHEFEDEKGHASLLIERILFLEGVPCMTKRDGLRIGSNVEEMLQNDLQLEYDVATSLKAAIALSEAEQDYQSREILEKLLEDTEEDHAYWLEQQLGLIKRIGLQNYQQSQMA is encoded by the coding sequence ATGAAAGGTAATGCAAAAGTCATCGGCGCACTAAATACCCTACTCGCGGCTGAACTAACCGCAATGGATCAGTATTTTATTCACTCTCGCATGTATCAGGACTGGGGCTTGGAAAAACTGTACGAACGCATCGCCCATGAGTTTGAAGATGAGAAAGGCCATGCTTCGTTGCTGATTGAACGCATTTTGTTTTTGGAAGGTGTGCCCTGCATGACCAAGCGTGACGGCCTGCGCATTGGCAGCAACGTAGAAGAGATGCTGCAAAACGACCTGCAACTTGAGTACGATGTCGCCACCAGTCTAAAAGCAGCGATCGCGCTGTCTGAAGCAGAGCAGGATTATCAAAGTCGTGAGATCCTGGAAAAGCTGTTAGAAGACACCGAAGAAGATCACGCTTACTGGCTGGAGCAACAGCTGGGATTGATCAAGCGAATTGGCTTACAGAACTATCAGCAATCGCAAATGGCGTAA
- a CDS encoding rhomboid family intramembrane serine protease produces MKRSDSLGHAITVTAIFVGFLWLLKLGELLLGWNLHNLGVYPSTASGFIGVFTGPLIHGSIAHISANSVGLMVLGSALLYGYPRSRWWVLGIVWIVSGLGVWLWGRESYHFGASGLTHGLFFYLFFVSLFRRDKRSIALMMIAFFMFGGMLLTVFPREPGISFEYHLFGGIGGLVSALLFWRWDPKPEEKKYSWELEPEAEDIDEVQLDEDPIGDLWQKSSEHAAATELEADPEASPFAAEPNRTQRSRPIHISRN; encoded by the coding sequence ATGAAGAGAAGCGATTCCTTAGGTCACGCCATTACCGTCACCGCCATTTTTGTTGGCTTTCTCTGGTTATTAAAACTGGGGGAGTTACTGCTTGGCTGGAACCTACACAACTTGGGCGTTTACCCCAGCACCGCTAGTGGTTTTATTGGTGTATTCACCGGCCCGCTTATTCATGGCTCTATTGCTCACATCTCTGCCAACAGCGTTGGTTTGATGGTGCTGGGATCTGCGCTGCTTTATGGCTATCCACGATCCCGCTGGTGGGTGCTTGGCATCGTCTGGATCGTGTCCGGGTTAGGTGTCTGGCTGTGGGGCAGGGAAAGCTATCACTTTGGTGCCAGTGGCCTTACCCATGGGCTGTTCTTCTATCTGTTTTTTGTCAGCCTGTTTCGTCGTGATAAACGCTCTATCGCTTTGATGATGATCGCCTTCTTTATGTTTGGTGGCATGTTGTTGACTGTATTCCCCCGCGAGCCGGGTATTAGTTTTGAATATCACCTGTTTGGCGGCATTGGCGGCCTCGTATCAGCTCTGCTGTTCTGGCGCTGGGATCCCAAGCCAGAAGAGAAGAAGTACTCCTGGGAATTAGAGCCTGAAGCAGAAGATATCGATGAGGTGCAGCTGGACGAAGATCCTATCGGTGATTTGTGGCAGAAATCATCAGAACATGCTGCAGCAACCGAGTTAGAAGCCGATCCAGAAGCGTCGCCTTTTGCCGCTGAACCAAATAGAACACAGCGTTCAAGACCTATTCACATTTCCAGAAATTGA
- a CDS encoding sulfite exporter TauE/SafE family protein, which produces MSELLIWSISALMVLAGCWLQSALGFGLAIVAAPIIVLIKPEWVPVMLTVVALPLSAMNVWQLRHHIQLRMMAVPIVARVPGTVIGVWLLMTLNVQWLQISVATAVLMAVVISFWGRKFEATRGRLAWAGLVSGVMGSTTAVGGPPLALVMQHGEPYRIRANLSLYFMCSCLLSLAGYSVGGILNSELLWQSLSFVPISVLGLMLGTRSRGYIDGGRFRPILMWLCGVAGTVALVGAIWGGI; this is translated from the coding sequence GTGAGTGAACTGTTGATTTGGTCGATTTCGGCCTTAATGGTGTTGGCGGGTTGCTGGTTGCAATCGGCGCTGGGTTTTGGTCTGGCGATTGTCGCGGCGCCGATTATCGTGTTGATCAAGCCGGAATGGGTGCCCGTGATGCTCACTGTGGTGGCGCTGCCCCTGAGCGCCATGAATGTTTGGCAGTTACGGCACCATATTCAACTGAGAATGATGGCGGTGCCTATTGTCGCCAGGGTGCCGGGTACGGTTATCGGCGTTTGGCTATTGATGACACTCAACGTGCAATGGCTACAGATATCCGTGGCGACAGCGGTGCTGATGGCTGTGGTTATTTCGTTTTGGGGGCGTAAATTTGAAGCCACCCGAGGACGATTAGCTTGGGCGGGGCTTGTTTCGGGGGTGATGGGTTCGACCACTGCGGTCGGTGGCCCACCGTTAGCCTTGGTGATGCAACATGGTGAGCCATACCGGATCCGCGCCAATTTGTCGTTGTACTTTATGTGTTCCTGTCTGTTGAGTTTGGCTGGCTATAGTGTCGGTGGGATCTTAAATAGTGAGCTGTTATGGCAAAGCCTTAGCTTTGTACCAATATCAGTATTGGGGCTGATGCTGGGAACGCGTAGCCGTGGCTATATTGACGGTGGCCGGTTTCGCCCTATCTTAATGTGGCTTTGTGGCGTCGCAGGAACAGTGGCACTGGTTGGTGCTATTTGGGGAGGCATTTAG
- a CDS encoding response regulator encodes MEPSILLVEDEADIAEMVVKFIQAAGFNVTHFSTGVGVTEFVQQHRPDLVLLDLMLPGKDGLTCCKEIRAFSEVPIIMVTAKTEEVDRLIGLEIGADDYVCKPFSAPELVMRIKAIFRRIQPKSAPAKQLLLDHERFTASYGDVSEQLTAVEFNLLALLHSQPGRIYSRQQIMDLVYKDYRVISDRTVDSHIRNLRKKLKCLNMPAEPVCSVYSVGYKYEPAAS; translated from the coding sequence TTGGAACCCTCAATTTTACTTGTTGAAGATGAAGCCGACATTGCTGAAATGGTGGTGAAATTCATTCAGGCGGCAGGCTTTAATGTTACCCACTTTTCTACAGGGGTTGGGGTTACGGAGTTTGTGCAACAGCATCGTCCCGATTTGGTGTTACTGGATCTGATGTTGCCAGGCAAAGATGGTTTAACCTGCTGTAAAGAGATCAGAGCTTTTTCAGAAGTGCCTATCATCATGGTAACGGCCAAAACGGAAGAGGTTGACCGTTTGATTGGGCTTGAGATCGGTGCGGATGACTACGTATGTAAGCCGTTTAGCGCACCTGAACTGGTGATGAGAATAAAGGCGATTTTTCGACGTATTCAACCAAAGTCTGCGCCAGCAAAGCAGCTTCTTTTAGATCATGAGCGATTTACGGCCAGTTATGGTGACGTCAGTGAGCAGCTTACTGCGGTAGAGTTTAACTTGTTGGCCTTATTACACAGTCAGCCCGGCCGTATCTATTCACGGCAACAGATCATGGATCTGGTATACAAAGACTATCGCGTGATATCTGATCGCACGGTAGACAGCCATATCCGAAACCTGCGCAAGAAGCTTAAGTGTCTTAATATGCCAGCTGAGCCAGTCTGCTCCGTTTATTCAGTGGGCTATAAGTACGAACCAGCGGCAAGCTAG
- a CDS encoding YbaY family lipoprotein — MRTLHLCRLGATLMLAGMSAGIVTGCDSQNQTVPTEQAQQEETMAAKLVGSASYRERIALPPGAELVISLEDVSKADAASETVASLSQTLTTAPPYEFELSYEPAKLKPKARYSLRGQIYMADQLLFTTTQAYQPFGVPRIEMLLEKVGGKRAAVDAPEVAVDEPTESPAASAVDISAVIGDWTLLSLNGDVLANTAEESNLKLTLMTSGSASGFSGCNHFRGDYVISTEGEGRPTLSFGPIAGTRKMCQRIMEVESAMLTMLSQSKYFTVTKHQLNLLNGDEVEIATLVRGQ, encoded by the coding sequence ATGCGTACACTTCACCTTTGCCGATTAGGCGCTACCTTGATGCTTGCTGGCATGAGTGCAGGTATTGTCACTGGCTGTGACAGCCAGAACCAGACGGTTCCAACTGAGCAAGCACAACAGGAAGAGACAATGGCAGCTAAGTTAGTGGGGAGCGCTAGCTACCGTGAAAGGATAGCTTTGCCGCCGGGTGCTGAGTTGGTTATATCGCTTGAAGATGTGTCGAAAGCGGATGCCGCGAGCGAAACTGTTGCGAGCTTAAGTCAAACTTTGACGACGGCGCCGCCTTACGAATTCGAATTAAGTTATGAGCCGGCCAAGTTAAAGCCGAAAGCACGATATAGCTTGCGTGGGCAGATATACATGGCTGACCAGCTGCTGTTTACAACCACACAAGCGTATCAGCCATTTGGCGTGCCACGGATTGAAATGTTGCTTGAAAAGGTGGGTGGCAAACGCGCAGCGGTAGATGCGCCGGAGGTTGCTGTGGATGAGCCCACCGAGTCTCCTGCAGCGTCAGCTGTCGATATCAGTGCCGTTATCGGGGATTGGACGTTGTTATCTCTTAACGGTGATGTGTTGGCTAACACAGCAGAAGAATCAAATCTGAAATTGACCTTGATGACCAGTGGTTCGGCATCAGGTTTCTCAGGATGTAATCATTTTCGTGGCGACTACGTGATCAGTACGGAAGGAGAGGGTAGACCCACACTCTCTTTTGGGCCCATTGCTGGTACACGAAAGATGTGTCAGCGCATCATGGAGGTGGAATCTGCGATGTTGACTATGCTGTCTCAAAGCAAGTACTTCACCGTGACAAAACATCAGCTGAATTTACTCAATGGCGATGAAGTTGAGATTGCAACCTTGGTTCGCGGGCAATAG
- the bfr gene encoding bacterioferritin, with protein MRGDTDIISCLNQVLTTELTSINQYFLHARMFKNWGLSALNEKAYKKSIKDMKQADALIERVLFLEGLPNLQKLAHLRIGEHTEEMISCDMELEHDQLIQLRSAISLCETKKDYVSRQLLEEILEDEEEYLDWLETQQHLIKEIGLENYQQAQL; from the coding sequence ATGCGCGGCGACACAGATATCATCAGCTGTTTAAATCAGGTTTTAACCACTGAACTGACCTCAATTAATCAGTACTTTCTCCATGCTCGGATGTTTAAGAACTGGGGGCTGTCAGCGCTGAATGAGAAGGCTTATAAGAAGTCGATTAAGGATATGAAGCAAGCCGATGCGCTGATTGAACGCGTACTGTTTTTGGAGGGGTTACCTAACTTGCAGAAGCTGGCACATCTAAGGATCGGTGAGCACACCGAAGAGATGATCAGCTGCGACATGGAGCTGGAGCATGACCAACTGATCCAGCTACGCTCTGCTATCTCTTTGTGTGAAACAAAGAAGGATTATGTCAGCCGTCAGTTGCTTGAAGAGATCCTTGAGGATGAAGAGGAGTATCTTGATTGGCTAGAAACCCAGCAGCACTTGATAAAAGAGATCGGTCTCGAAAACTACCAACAAGCCCAGCTTTAG
- a CDS encoding ankyrin repeat domain-containing protein, translated as MNCSRFICHIRKLVIFAVISLPLTVNASDELVTAASDGDLNEVKALLDAGANINFVDQYSGWDRTALIAASRNGHVEVVRLLLKHKANPNLGDAGEMTALNRSVKKGHAEVVSLLLSNGADPEAFTDELGRSPLVWSVFFADGNDQSAQISIFSALIEHKAKCVEKLEIWDKTVVMKDKAKKAGDAFYAAYLKGCPDKTGS; from the coding sequence ATGAACTGTTCTCGCTTTATCTGCCACATACGTAAGTTAGTCATATTTGCGGTTATTAGTTTGCCGCTCACAGTGAATGCAAGCGATGAGCTGGTTACTGCAGCAAGTGATGGCGATCTGAATGAAGTCAAAGCGTTATTAGATGCTGGCGCAAACATTAATTTCGTCGATCAGTATTCAGGATGGGATAGAACGGCACTTATCGCCGCTAGTCGTAACGGCCATGTTGAGGTTGTGCGCTTGCTTCTTAAGCACAAAGCCAATCCCAATTTAGGAGACGCTGGTGAGATGACAGCGCTCAACCGGTCGGTTAAGAAAGGTCATGCGGAAGTTGTATCACTGCTTCTGTCTAATGGTGCCGATCCGGAGGCATTTACTGATGAGCTAGGCCGTTCACCACTCGTATGGTCTGTATTCTTTGCTGATGGAAACGACCAATCCGCCCAGATCTCTATCTTTAGTGCGTTGATTGAGCACAAAGCCAAGTGCGTGGAAAAACTTGAGATATGGGATAAAACGGTAGTGATGAAGGATAAGGCTAAGAAAGCAGGTGATGCATTTTATGCGGCGTATCTCAAAGGATGCCCGGACAAAACTGGTAGTTAA